The nucleotide sequence AGGGTGGCACGGATGTCGTCGCGTACGGAATCGAACATGGGTCAGGCTCCCGCAGTCCAGTCGAGGATGATCTTGCCGCTCTTGCCGGAGGCCGCGTCGTCGAAGGCGGCCTCGAAGTCGGTGTACGCGTAGCGCCCGGTGATCACGGGGGCCAGGTCGAGACCGCCCTCCAGGAGCACCGACATCGCGTACCAGGTCTCGAACATCTCGCGGCCGTAGATGCCCTTGACCGTGATCATGGAGGTGACGATCTTCGCCCAGTCGACGGCGAAGTCCTCGCTGGGCAGGCCCAGCATGGCGATCTTGCCGCCGTGGGTCATGTTGGCGACCATGTCGCGCATCGCGCGCGGGTTGCCCGACATCTCCAGGCCGACGTCGAAGCCCTCCTTGAGACCGAGGGTGCGCTGGCCGTCGGCAATGGTCTGCTCGGCGACGTTGAGGGCGAGCGTGACTCCGGTCTTGCGGGCCAGGGCCAGGCGCTCCTCGCTGACGTCGGTGATCATGACGCTGCGGGCGCCGGCGTGCTTGGCGACGGCGGCGGCCATGATGCCGATCGGGCCCGCGCCGGTGACCAGGACGTCCTCGCCGACGAGCGGGAAGGACAGCGCGGTGTGTACGGCGTTGCCGAAGGGGTCGAAGATCGCGGCGACGTCGAGGTCGACGGGGACGCGGTGCACCCACACGTTCGAGGCGGGCAGCGCCACGTACTCGGCGAACGCGCCGTCACGGCCGACGCCGAGGCCGATGGTCGCGCGGCAGAGGTGGCGGCGGCCGGCCAGACAGTTGCGGCACTTGCCGCAGACCAGGTGGCCCTCGCCGCTGACCAGGTCACCGACGGTGATGTCGGCGACGTCACGGCCGACGGAGACGACCTCGCCGACGAACTCGTGGCCGACGGTCAGCGGCGTGGCGATCGTCCTCTGCGCCCAGCCGTCCCAGGAGCGGATGTGCAGGTCGGTGCCGCAGATCCCGGTCCGCTTCACCTTGATCAGCACGTCTCCGGGACCGGTCTCCGGCTCGGGCACGTCCGTGAGCCAGAGTCCCGGCTCCGCCTTCAGCTTGACCAACGCCTTCAATGCCACGGCTCCCGACGTGCGTGTCCTGTGATGTGCGGGGTGCGGGCACGAGTGCGCGCCCAAGATCCCTGGAAGAGAATCTTCCGTACGGAGCGCTCGGGGTCCATCGAGGATTTCTTAAGCGCGCTCGCAGATCAGCTTCACACCACAGGCGGGGACGCGGCGACGTCAACACGGCCGCTCGGGCGTCACCGCCCCAGCGCCGCCATCGCCGCGTTGTGGCCGGGGATGCCGCTGACCCCGCCGCCCCGGACCGCGCCCGCGCCGCACAGCAGCACGTTCGCGTGACCGGTCTCGACGCCCCACCGGCCCGTGCCCTCCGCCGCGTACGGGAAGGAGAGGTCCCGGTGGAAGATGTGGCCGCCGGGCAGCCGCAGCTCCCGTTCGAGGTCGAGCGGGGTCTTCGCCTCGATGCACGGGCGGCCGTCCGCGTCGACGGCGAGGCAGTCGGCGATCGGCTCGTCCAGATGGGCGTCGAGCTGGTCGAGGGTCGCCCTGAGCAGCGCGGCGCGGGTGCCGTCGTTGTCGGCGGCGAACAGCCGGGCGGGGGTGTGCAGCCCGAAGAGGGTGAGGGTGTGGTGGCCCGAGGCGGCGAGCTCGGCGCCGAGGATCGTCGGGTCGGTGAGCGAGTGGCAGTAGATCTCGGAGGGCGGGGCGGAGGGCAGCCGTCCGGCCGCCGCCTCGGCGTGGGCGGTGGCCAGCTGCCCGTACCCCTCGGCGATGTGGAAGGTCCCGGCGAAGGCCTCGTGCGGGTCGACGGAGCGGTCGCGCAGCTTGGGCAGCCGGGTGAGCAGCATGTTGACCTTGAGCTGTGCGCCCTCCGGGGCGGGCGGGGGCGGGTCGCCGAGGAGGGCGGCGAGGTCGCGGGGCGAGGCGTTGACGAGGACGTGGCCGGCCTCGACGGTGCCCTCGCCGTCGGCGGTGCGGTAGGTGATCGCGGCGCGCCGCCCATCGGTCTCGATCCGGGTGGCCTCGTGCCCCGTGCGGAGGTGCGCCCCGGCGGCGCGGGCCGCGTCGGCGAGGGCGTCGGTGAGGGCGCCCATGCCGCCGACGGGCACGTCCCAGTCGCCGGTGCCGCCGCCGATGACGTGGTAGAGGAAGCAGCGGTTCTGGAGGAGCCCCGGGTCGTGGGCGTCGGCGAACGTGCCGATGAGGGCGTCGGTGAGGACGACACCACGGACCAGGTCGTCGGCGAACTCCCGCTCGACGGTGACGCCCAGCGGCTCCTCGAAGAGCATCCGCCAGGTGTCGGTGTCGTCCACGCGGGCGCGGAGCGCGTCGCGGGTCGGGAGCGGCTCGGTGAGGGTGGGGAAGATCCGGCGGGCCGCGCGGCCGGTGCGGTCGTAGAAGGCCTGCCAGGCCTGGTACTCGCGGTCGGAGCCGGTGAGCGCGGCGAAGGAGGCGCGTGTGCGGTCGGGGCCGCCGCCGACGAGCAGGCCGCCGTCGCCCTTCGGGGTGTACGAGGAGATGGACCGTTTCCGCACGGCGAACCGCAGCCCGAGCTCGCGGACGATCTTCTGCGGGAGGAGCGAGACGAGGTAGGAGTAGCGGGAGAGCCGGGCGTCGACCCCGGCGAAGGGCCGGGTGGAGACGGCGGCGCCGCCGGTGGATCCGAGCCGCTCCAGGACGAGCACGGAACGCCCGGCCCGGGCCAGATAGGCGGCGGCGACCAGGCCGTTGTGGCCGCCTCCGACGACGACGGCATCGTAGGAACGGGCGGCGGCCGGGCCGCCGGGGAACGGTGCGGGGACGGTCATGGCTCATGCTCACACGGGGCCGAGGAGCCGGGGAAGGGCGCGGGGCCGGGGTGCCTACCGGTGAAGGGGCGCGGGGGCCTACGCGGGCGGCGGCTGAGGACGGCGACTGGGCCGGTGCCTTCGCATGAAAGGGCGACCACCGGGATCTACGCGGGCGGCGGCAGGGTCGCCGCCTTCAGGTGGAGGGCCGCCGCCTCGGCGTGGCGGCCCAGGCGCTCCAGGCAGTGGGCCTCGTCGTCGAGGGCGGCGAGGGTGTCGGGGTGCGCCGGGCCGAGGAGCCGGGTGCGGGCGGCGGAGACCTCGTGGTGCGCGGCGAGGGCCTCTTCCCAGCGGCCGAGCCGGCCGAGGGCGACGGCCGTCTCGCGACGGCTCAGCAGGGTCTCCGGATGGTCGGGCCCGAGGACCCGTCCCCGGTCGTCGTGGACGCTCTCGGACTCGGCGAGCGCCTCCTGCCACTGGCCGAGCCGGCCGAGGTTGACGGCCAGGGCGTGGCGGGCGCGCAGCGTCTCGTGCCCGTCGGCGCCCTGAGCGCGGGTGCGGGCGGCGACGACCTCGCGGCAGACGGCGAGGGCGTCCGCCGCCTGGCCGAGCCGGCCGAGGAAGACCCCGGTCTCGTACCGGGCGGCGAGGGTGTCCGGATGGTCCGGGCCGAGGGCGGCGGCACGCGCGTCGGCGACGGCCCGGTACTGGGCGAGTGCCTCGTCACCGCGCCCCAGCCGTCCCAGCGTGTACGCCACTTCGTGCCGGGTCACCAGGGTGTCGGGGTGGTCCTCGCCGAGCAGCCTGGCGCGGGCCTCGGCGACCTCGCGGGCCGTGCGGTACGACTCCTCCATGCGGCCGAGGCGGCCCAGCGTGAAGGCCAGATTGTGCCGGCAGCGGAGGGTGTCGGGATGGTCGGGTCCCACCGTGCGCTCGCGCGCGGCGAGCACGGCGACGTACCCCTCGTACGCCTCGGAGTGCCGCCCGAGTCGCCCCAGCGCGTACGCCCGCTCCTGGCGGGCCGCGAGGGTGTCGGGGTGGTCGTCGCCGAGGACCCGGGCCCGGGCGGCGGCGACCCGGTCGAAGACGCGCAGCGCGTCCGCGGGGCGGTCGAGCCGGGCGAGGGCGAAGCCGACCTCGTAGTGGCTGGCGAGGGTGTCCGGGTGGTCCGCGCCGAGGGCGGCCTCGCGGTGCTCGGCGACGGACCGGTGCACGGCCTCGGCCTCGCCCCAGCGGCCGAGCCGGCCGAGCCCCATGCCGGCCCGGTACCGCCCGGCGAGCACCGCGATCAGTTCGGCGGAGGCGGGAGGAGCGGCGGGCGCGTCCGGCACGGAGCCGCCGGAGGGGGCCGCCGGGACGGAGGCGGCACCGGCCGCGGTCGCGGTGGTCCACTCGGTGGTGAGGACGGCCGCGGCGGGGTCGTGGGCGACCGGGCGGGGCGCGGCGGCGGCGTCAGCGGGCCGGTGACCACCGGTGATGCCCCGGAGCCACGCGGGGACGGGGCCGGGACCGGAGCCGGCCCCGGTCCCGGGCGCAAGGCCCGGCCCGGTCCCGGCGTCCACGCCCACGCCAGACGCAGGGCCGACGCCCACGCCAAGCCCAGGCCCAGGCCCAAGACCGACGCCCACGCCAGGCCCAGGCCCAAGACCGACGCCCACTCCCGGTCCATGTCCATGCCCATGCCCGACGCCCAGCCCGGGTCGGGGTCCAGTCCCAGGCCCGGCGTCCGGCCGCAGCCCCGCGCTCGGTCCCGGCCGCAGCCCCGAGTCCGGTCCCGACCCTGGCCGCGGCACCGACCCCGACCCCGGTCCCGGTCCTGGCACCACCGTGGCGCCGGGGAGCGGCGGGACGATCGGGGCGGTCTCCCCCGGGGGCGGGGAGACGCGGCCCGAGACGATCCGGCGGCGCAGGTCGCCCGCGTCGGCGGGCCGCTCCTCCGGGACCTTGGCGAGCAGGTCGAGGACGATCCGGTCGAAGTAGTCGGGGAGTTCCGCGCGATGGGCGCGCGGCGGCCGCGGCGCCGTGTCCCGGTGGCCGATGAGGATGGCCCAGGAGTCGCCGAGGTCGAACGGCGGCGCGCCGGTGGCGAGCTCGTACAGCACGCATCCCAGCGAGTAGAGGTCGCTGCGGTGGTCGACCTCGCCGCCGCCGATCTGCTCGGGTGACATGTAGTGGGGCGTGCCCATGGCGATGCCCGTCCCGGTGAGCTTGGACGTGAAGCCCATGTCCGCGCCGAGGCGCGCTATCCCGAAGTCGCAGATCTTCACCGTCCCGTCCGCGAGCCGCATGATGTTCGCGGGCTTGAGGTCGCGGTGCACGATCCCGTGCCGGTGGGTGTACGCGAGGGCGTCGGCGACCTGGTCGGCGATCTCGACGACGTCCTGGACGGGCAGCGGGTGCTGGGCGTTGGCCGCGAGGAGCTGGCTGAGGTTGCGTCCTTCGAGGAGCTCCATGACGAGGAAGAGGACCCCGTCGTACTCGCCGAAGTCGTGCACGACGGTGATGCCCCGGTGCTGGAGCGCGGCGGCGACCCGGGCCTCGCGCCGGAAGCGCTCGCGGACCACGGTGAGGACCTGCGGGTCCTGCTGCGGTCCGAGCGGCTTGAGGCACTTCACGGCGACCCCGCGGCCGAGCGCCTCGTCGGTGGCCCGCCACAC is from Streptomyces venezuelae ATCC 10712 and encodes:
- the tdh gene encoding L-threonine 3-dehydrogenase; translation: MKALVKLKAEPGLWLTDVPEPETGPGDVLIKVKRTGICGTDLHIRSWDGWAQRTIATPLTVGHEFVGEVVSVGRDVADITVGDLVSGEGHLVCGKCRNCLAGRRHLCRATIGLGVGRDGAFAEYVALPASNVWVHRVPVDLDVAAIFDPFGNAVHTALSFPLVGEDVLVTGAGPIGIMAAAVAKHAGARSVMITDVSEERLALARKTGVTLALNVAEQTIADGQRTLGLKEGFDVGLEMSGNPRAMRDMVANMTHGGKIAMLGLPSEDFAVDWAKIVTSMITVKGIYGREMFETWYAMSVLLEGGLDLAPVITGRYAYTDFEAAFDDAASGKSGKIILDWTAGA
- a CDS encoding phytoene desaturase family protein translates to MTVPAPFPGGPAAARSYDAVVVGGGHNGLVAAAYLARAGRSVLVLERLGSTGGAAVSTRPFAGVDARLSRYSYLVSLLPQKIVRELGLRFAVRKRSISSYTPKGDGGLLVGGGPDRTRASFAALTGSDREYQAWQAFYDRTGRAARRIFPTLTEPLPTRDALRARVDDTDTWRMLFEEPLGVTVEREFADDLVRGVVLTDALIGTFADAHDPGLLQNRCFLYHVIGGGTGDWDVPVGGMGALTDALADAARAAGAHLRTGHEATRIETDGRRAAITYRTADGEGTVEAGHVLVNASPRDLAALLGDPPPPAPEGAQLKVNMLLTRLPKLRDRSVDPHEAFAGTFHIAEGYGQLATAHAEAAAGRLPSAPPSEIYCHSLTDPTILGAELAASGHHTLTLFGLHTPARLFAADNDGTRAALLRATLDQLDAHLDEPIADCLAVDADGRPCIEAKTPLDLERELRLPGGHIFHRDLSFPYAAEGTGRWGVETGHANVLLCGAGAVRGGGVSGIPGHNAAMAALGR
- a CDS encoding serine/threonine-protein kinase produces the protein MGDSRLIHGRYRLHEVIGRGGMGEVWRATDEALGRGVAVKCLKPLGPQQDPQVLTVVRERFRREARVAAALQHRGITVVHDFGEYDGVLFLVMELLEGRNLSQLLAANAQHPLPVQDVVEIADQVADALAYTHRHGIVHRDLKPANIMRLADGTVKICDFGIARLGADMGFTSKLTGTGIAMGTPHYMSPEQIGGGEVDHRSDLYSLGCVLYELATGAPPFDLGDSWAILIGHRDTAPRPPRAHRAELPDYFDRIVLDLLAKVPEERPADAGDLRRRIVSGRVSPPPGETAPIVPPLPGATVVPGPGPGSGSVPRPGSGPDSGLRPGPSAGLRPDAGPGTGPRPGLGVGHGHGHGPGVGVGLGPGPGVGVGLGPGPGLGVGVGPASGVGVDAGTGPGLAPGTGAGSGPGPVPAWLRGITGGHRPADAAAAPRPVAHDPAAAVLTTEWTTATAAGAASVPAAPSGGSVPDAPAAPPASAELIAVLAGRYRAGMGLGRLGRWGEAEAVHRSVAEHREAALGADHPDTLASHYEVGFALARLDRPADALRVFDRVAAARARVLGDDHPDTLAARQERAYALGRLGRHSEAYEGYVAVLAARERTVGPDHPDTLRCRHNLAFTLGRLGRMEESYRTAREVAEARARLLGEDHPDTLVTRHEVAYTLGRLGRGDEALAQYRAVADARAAALGPDHPDTLAARYETGVFLGRLGQAADALAVCREVVAARTRAQGADGHETLRARHALAVNLGRLGQWQEALAESESVHDDRGRVLGPDHPETLLSRRETAVALGRLGRWEEALAAHHEVSAARTRLLGPAHPDTLAALDDEAHCLERLGRHAEAAALHLKAATLPPPA